A window of Aquila chrysaetos chrysaetos chromosome 19, bAquChr1.4, whole genome shotgun sequence genomic DNA:
GCTAGCATCCCTCCCCGTGTGCACATTCACTAAAGGCAGCTTGCTAGCGGGGCTCTCGCTATACGATAAATCGCCCGGGTTTGAAATGACTAGATACTTCTTGTGCgtctgaaaaagcagaggaacatGCACTCTTCACAACATCTTGGAGCGCTATACGGAATATAAAAACGAAGGTAAGAATTGGCAGATGAGATTTACCGTTCATATCTGCTACTTGATTTCTGGAGGGAACGCGAAAAAGACCTGACATGCGTTTAGCGATTGATTCTCCCTTCACAAGgtacaaacacaaaaagcaaggCAGAGACAACGCCGAAACGCATTAAACCTCAAAATGGATTAGAGCCTGTCAGAAGATCTTTTAAAACAACACGAATCGTGGACTTTTGCGTAATATTTTATTCCAAAGGCCGCTACATTTGCCGTGAATCTGCTGCCTCGTTCACTGGCCGGTTCacgagaggaaaaaaaaaaaaaaaaaccaacccaaaaaaccaaaacaacaacaacaaaaaaaaaccgAAAAACCCAAACCCGCCAACTTCTGGCTTGCAGTTAGAGGCAACTATCAGGAGGAAAGGACGGCGGGAGGTGCCGCCGAGTGGGAGTTAATGAATTTACGCCTCTGCTCCTGCCGGAGCGAGCCCGGTCTGTCGCTCCCTACTTGCTGGACGCCCATGAATACACCTGCATTCGCGTCTCGGCCGTGGGGAGAGGCACGCAGGGATTCGGTGCGGAGCGGCACGGTTTTGCCAAGTCCTTTCGAAACGGCAATACCCTTCAAGTTACACCCAAAGGAGAGCGCTTTCTCTTGATTTCTGAGCGAACGGATGACCGGGGCGGGTTTTTCTGCCAGTAACCTTCTACCTTTCTATATGTGCctgcgtgtgcgtgtgtgtgtgtgtgtctgtgtatacaTATCTATCTCCCGGAGAGGGATTAATTAGCCGGGTTGGAGCTGAAAGAGGCTGCAGTGACGAGCCCAGTGGCGATTGGCCGCCCGCCTGCCTGGCCCTGCCTTTATAATTTCCACACGAGTGCATCTGGGCTCTTATACAAACCAACAGCCAGCTTCTTctgacatacacacacacacacacacacacacacggcaCTTTTTTCCACCATCTGATTAACCACcccgcgcacacacacacacacagagtgatTACTACgggaaaacataaataaatacgaagaggttttattattttgactACTGGAAGCCTCGCTGTGTCTCAGtgcaacttttgtttttcttgctgctggggaaggtgcAGCCCTCGATGCTTTCCTCTCACTCACGgaccctttaaaaaaagggggaggaaaaatatCGCCCCCTCCGgtcccccgcccgccccccccccccgcctccccccccccccccccccccccgccacacaCACTTCAAGACGGCTGATctaaaaaagcaggaagagagcatctgaggagcagcagccccggcgcattttgaaaaaacatttgttcCATTTCAGAGTGCGGCAGCCCGTTTCTCCTCTGAAGTTGGCTCCAGCCTTAGCAGCCGCATTGGATCCCACAGCCTATTGCGAGACTCCGGTGTACAATCCGGATCTCTGCCCCAACATGATCGCGGCCCAGGCCAAGCTGGTGTACCATCTGAATAAATACTACAACGAGAAATGCCAAGCCAGGAAAGCCGCCATCGCCAAAACGATCCGGGAAGTCTGCAAAGTGGTGTCGGACGTGCTGAAGGAGGTGGAGGTGCAGGAGCCTCGCTTCATCAGCTCCCTGAACGAGATGGACAATCGCTACGAGGGGCTGGAAGTCATCTCCCCCACGGAGTTCGAAGTCGTGCTCTACCTGAACCAAATGGGGGTTTTCAACTTCGTGGACGACGGCTCCTTGCCGGGCTGCGCGGTGTTAAAGCTGAGCGACGGGCGCAAGCGGAGCATGTCCCTCTGGGTGGAGTTCATCACGGCGTCCGGCTACCTCTCCGCTCGCAAAATCCGCTCCAGGTTCCAGACCCTGGTGGCCCAAGCCGTGGATAAGTGCAGTTACAGAGACGTGGTAAAGATGGTGGCGGACACCAGCGAGGTGAAGCTGCGGATCCGGGACAGGTACGTGGTGCAGATCACCCCGGCGTTCAAGTGCACGGGCATCTGGCCGCGGAGCGCTGCCCACTGGCCGCTTCCCCACATCCCCTGGCCGGGACCCAACCGGGTGGCGGAGGTCAAGGCAGAAGGCTTCAACCTCCTCTCCAAGGAGTGCCACTCGCTGGCCGGCAAGCAGAGCTCGGCCGAGAGCGATGCCTGGGTGCTGCAGTTCGCCGAAGCCGAGAACAGACTGCAGATGGGCGGCTGCAGGAAGAAATGCCTCTCCATCCTCAAAACCTTACGGGACCGTCACCTGGAGCTGCCGGGCCAGCCCCTGAACAATTATCACATGAAGACTCTGGTTTCCTACGAATGCGAAAAGCATCCCCGCGAATCGGACTGGGACGAGTCGTGCCTGGGGGACCGGCTCAACGGGATTTTACTGCAGCTCATCTCCTGCCTCCAGTGCAGGAGGTGCCCGCACTACTTCTTGCCCAACTTAGACCTCTTTCAGGGCAAACCCCACTCGGCCCTGGAAAACGCGGCCAAACAAACGTGGCGACTGGCTAGGGAGATACTTACCAACCCGAAAAGTTTGGAGAAACTTTAGAGGGTCGCCGTGACACCGGCCTGACCGATAGATCTGCTCATTTCCCCGCGAAGTTTAAGCTGCCCGTTCGAAAAGTCAAATCTTTCCACTTGGCAATGCAAATAAGgttctcttttaaaaaggaatatagCTTAGGCTCTTcacaaagaacagcaaataaGAACAGCAAGTATCGTTCCTTTTATCCTCGTCACAGTTTTGCAGTTCCccgtgggggaaaaaaaaaaaaaaaggaggaaaaaaaaaaaagaaagaaagaaagaaagtgtgttacctggaaaggaaaattggCCGTAATTTGACACGATTGTGACCATTCTGCCTAGAAACGGTACCAACGGATTATAACAAAACCcggtattttttctgtaaaccCTCTGTGAGTAAAAGCTATTTGGATATGCCACCTGAACAAACCCTAATGTACCTTTTAATTTGTATCAAATATTGTGATCACACATTGTCTTTGAAATTGTGGATGTTGGTGTTTTGTGCGTTGGTGAACGGAAGTTAAATTGCCATTTTGGATACTTCAAGGACATTTTCTGCTAAAGAGAAGATACCATTTAAAAAGGTAGATTTTATCACGGTACTTTTGTTAATTGTCTTCTGAAGTGTCTGAACTTAACAAGTTTACATTTTTCGTTTCATATATATTGCTTGTTCTATTTCTAACATTCCATAAATATActtgaaatgttatttaaatatattcaaaagaaatttgGATTCTGCTTATATAATAACGCTTGAATATTGGaattatatatttgaaaatgcacTTGAAATACACTGGATAATTACCTTTTGtgatttagattttaatttctgttgctgatttatttaattacaagctaataaatgaagtaaaatgcaTATGGGTAAGCGTTTCAATATCGGATCAAGTTTTCCACTCGAACAAACAGAGGCAGCTGTGGTTTTGtgcattttgcctttctgtggaTAGTTGCTTAAATCCTGTAAAGCAGAAAACTTCAGGGCAGCCGCCTCGTTTTGAGTTTTGAATAGTTTTGTAGAGCAGGGAAATATTGGCGGTACAAACACATTACAATTTAGCTCCAGACGACCATCGGCAACTGTCAGACACCGATGTGGTTATTAAGGCAGTAACACTTTTTCAGCCGTcagaaaagaaatctattttcGAAAGGTTTCCTGTACGGCGCTGATGTGTTTCTGCTCGGTTTTGAACAAAGCTGAGGAAACACAACACATCCCTGGAGCAGTCGGTGTACCGAGCAAGCAGCGAGCCTGATAAACCCAGCATTTTGGCGCAAGTagtaataaagaagaaaataaaatttataggTGAAAGGTTCAAGCCGGCACCAATAAAGTGAACAACAATATTACTCCTGACCTACAAATCCGTTATGAAAGCGGTAAGATTGCCAGTTGCACTCCCAGAAATCGAGCCCCTGCGCTCCCAGGGCAGTCAGAGGGAATAACATGTGCCTGCCTACAAAACTGCAAGCCAGCCAAAATTCCCTGTCCGTACTGCAACGCCTGGTCCTTCTCAGCATGCGTTTCTTTAAAGcggctttaaaagcaaaacgCGAAGTAACAACGCGGATTTTGTTTAGTACCCTAACAGTCAACAAGTGCTGAAAGAGGCCGATCGCCTGTGTAACACCCACCAGCAACTGCTTCCAGTGGGTGCACTGTAACGAAACCGTTATACCCAGCCATTCTGacagaatcctttttttttttttccccccagcgCTGCGAAGAAAGTTTCGAGTTTGAGAAATTATTCGTCAAAGAGAAACCACCGTATTACGAACGTATTAGGACGAGATCGCTGGCATTTTCTTGGAAATTATTTATGATATTTctcccgaccccccccccccaaggtcTTTGTAAAAGCACCTCccctattttctctcttccaacGTTTCCCAGCgcaagaacaaagaaataaagcaacagcGATAAGactaacaaaaaacccaccccaaaccgATGCAGGCGACATGAGCGCCCCGTAACACACGTCCCTTCCGtgtgccccctcctccccccgtGGCCGCCCCCCGCTCCCTTCCCGCGGGGAGGAAAGCCGCCCAAAGGGTCTGCTCAAGTCACGCACCCCTGCTCTGCTGCGGCTGGGCTGGAggtttgcggggggggggaagggaaaaggggggccgggggcggcgctGGGGAATTGGTAGTAGTAAATgagttcagagaaaaaaaagccagagctTTCCCAGGAATCAAGTCTTGGGTACATGcctattttccctttctttttttttttttttttttctttcccccagaaGATAAGCAGTAACTTGCATTTCAACAGCGTTTACTCAAATGCGCCGTATTTTCTTGCATGGAAACTAACGTTCTCGAAATAACGGGATTCTCCGATATCCTCGGAAGGGGTAAAACCCTCCGCGGCGTCTCGGGAAGGCTGCGGGCTGGGACTGCCGCTCCCTCCAGGGATTTCAGAGCAATTGGCTTAACTCCTAAATCTGACCACGTTCATACAAAGGCACCGAGCGAAAGGCTGTTGGAAAACGCGCCCGCCGCCGTAATAGAGGATTTAACACCATTAATACATTGcgcgcttttttttttttttttgccttttttttttttttttctttaataaaacgCAGCGAGAGGCGGCAGACGGGAGCCGAGTTTGGAGGGAGGGGGCGGCCCCGGCACACGTGTACCGGCACCGGGGACCGGGGACCCGGGACCGGGGACCGCCCGCCGCACTCACCTTGGGGTCGATCTTCTTGAAGGCCGGGTCATCCTCATCCACCTCGAAGTAGATTT
This region includes:
- the MAB21L1 gene encoding putative nucleotidyltransferase MAB21L1 — its product is MIAAQAKLVYHLNKYYNEKCQARKAAIAKTIREVCKVVSDVLKEVEVQEPRFISSLNEMDNRYEGLEVISPTEFEVVLYLNQMGVFNFVDDGSLPGCAVLKLSDGRKRSMSLWVEFITASGYLSARKIRSRFQTLVAQAVDKCSYRDVVKMVADTSEVKLRIRDRYVVQITPAFKCTGIWPRSAAHWPLPHIPWPGPNRVAEVKAEGFNLLSKECHSLAGKQSSAESDAWVLQFAEAENRLQMGGCRKKCLSILKTLRDRHLELPGQPLNNYHMKTLVSYECEKHPRESDWDESCLGDRLNGILLQLISCLQCRRCPHYFLPNLDLFQGKPHSALENAAKQTWRLAREILTNPKSLEKL